Proteins encoded together in one Antennarius striatus isolate MH-2024 chromosome 13, ASM4005453v1, whole genome shotgun sequence window:
- the srsf1b gene encoding serine/arginine-rich splicing factor 1B, with protein MSGGGVIRGPAGSNDCRIYVGNLPPDIRSKDIEDLFYKYGAIRDIDLKNRRGGPPFAFVQFEDPRDSEDAVYGRDGYDYDGYRLRVEFPRGGRGGGGGGGGGMGPPRARHGPPSRRSEYRVLVSGLPSSGSWQDLKDHMREAGDVCYADVYRDGTGVVEFVRKEDMSYAVRKLDNTKFRSHEGETAFISVKTDGARSPSYDRSRSRSRSRSKSRSRSYSPHRSKGSPRYSPRRSRSRT; from the exons ATGTCTGGCGGAGGTGTAATTCGAGGACCGGCGGGGAGCAACGACTGTCGGATATACGTGGGAAATCTCCCTCCTGATATCCGTTCAAAGGACATTGAAGATTTGTTTTACAAATATGGAGCAATTCGTGATATCGATCTGAAAAACCGAAGAGGAGGACCGCCGTTTGCCTTCGTGCAGTTCGAAGACCCGAG GGATTCTGAGGATGCCGTTTATGGGCGCGATGGCTATGACTACGATGGCTACCGCCTGCGGGTGGAGTTTCCTCGAGGAGGGcggggaggtggaggtggaggtggaggaggaatggGACCCCCGAGGGCCAGGCATGGTCCCCCCTCCAGACGTTCAGAGTACAGGGTTCTTGTGTCAG GTCTCCCTTCCAGTGGAAGCTGGCAGGACCTGAAGGATCATATGCGAGAGGCAGGTGATGTATGTTATGCTGATGTGTACCGTGATGGCACCGGAGTGGTGGAGTTTGTTCGCAAGGAAGACATGAGCTACGCTGTCCGTAAATTGGATAATACCAAGTTTCGCTCTCATGAG gGAGAGACCGCCTTCATTAGTGTGAAAACGGATGGTGCTCGCAGCCCCAGCTACGATCGTTCCCGCTCTCGGAGCCGCAGCCGAAGCAAGAGCAGATCCCGCAGCTACTCTCCTCATCGCAGCAAAGGCTCTCCTCGTTACTCGCCCCGGCGCTCCCGCTCTCGCACCTAG